The following proteins are encoded in a genomic region of Aminivibrio pyruvatiphilus:
- a CDS encoding methyl-accepting chemotaxis protein: MNTLRGRLLGIFLVLSLGGLAVIGFLAVSSSNRALVAAAEKEGLALGKGLAVESDMFFRERLNFLILQSQRNVVRSMEWETQKPGLAEASKIYGDIVDIWVVSPDGSEKHLTGAMTDFSGSDGVKKVLSDGKTYVSPVTVVKSAGKNAVIFAVPVESQGKRAGVLAAAFDVAGLDGFLAPVRWGATGYAYVTDRLGIITAHPNKGHIGVLDTSKAAGAITPELADAMKKGLAGQQGLAAYFFEGDDKYVAFFPVPTVGGVLGMTSTVAEFLAPVRAIRNTVIIAAVVVALLVIAVSLWMAGSIAAPIRRVAEKMELVAAGDLTSTVDLRSSLAEVRLLVDGINSMITLVAGAMKEISKSSRDVLARAEDMSAAAEESTASIEEVMAMAEKASANTESAAASVEETNAGVEEVAAGAQAGAKAAVEAGEEAAHISDAAQKGGRAVEDMAGLISETARAGEEVSSAVTNLAGTVKNISGFVSIITSIADQTNLLALNAAIEAARAGEAGRGFAVVAEEVRKLAEESNRAAGEVGKLIGEISSRTDSALRDSANSSKILKDLVARADETSTLIAGVVRRVNNVAENIQTIAATMEEQSASAEEMTAGMDNVAKSSGEIAEQVSGIAGAMQEQSKVVESIASASEDLVNLSSAMERAVSRFRTGEEVGGLVPVSAVSAKRKK, from the coding sequence ATGAACACTCTGAGAGGAAGGCTGCTCGGCATTTTTCTTGTGTTGAGTCTCGGAGGTCTGGCGGTCATCGGTTTTCTTGCGGTGAGCAGTTCGAACAGGGCACTCGTTGCCGCGGCGGAGAAGGAAGGGCTTGCCCTCGGCAAGGGGTTGGCGGTGGAGTCGGACATGTTCTTTCGGGAGAGGCTGAATTTCCTGATCCTCCAGTCCCAGAGAAACGTCGTCAGGAGCATGGAGTGGGAGACCCAGAAACCGGGCCTTGCGGAAGCGTCAAAGATCTACGGCGATATTGTGGACATCTGGGTGGTGTCTCCTGACGGCTCCGAAAAACACCTCACCGGGGCAATGACGGACTTTTCCGGAAGCGACGGGGTGAAGAAAGTGTTGTCTGACGGGAAAACCTATGTTTCACCGGTAACGGTTGTGAAGAGTGCGGGAAAAAATGCGGTGATTTTTGCCGTTCCGGTGGAATCCCAGGGGAAACGGGCCGGAGTGCTCGCGGCAGCCTTCGACGTGGCGGGCCTTGACGGTTTCCTTGCACCGGTCCGCTGGGGGGCCACGGGGTACGCCTACGTAACCGACAGGCTGGGCATCATAACCGCCCATCCGAACAAGGGGCACATCGGGGTGCTGGATACTTCAAAGGCTGCCGGTGCCATAACCCCTGAACTGGCTGACGCCATGAAGAAGGGGCTCGCCGGGCAGCAGGGCCTTGCTGCCTACTTCTTCGAAGGGGATGACAAGTATGTGGCTTTCTTCCCCGTCCCCACTGTCGGGGGTGTCCTCGGCATGACTTCCACCGTGGCGGAGTTCCTGGCCCCGGTAAGGGCCATACGGAATACGGTGATCATCGCTGCGGTCGTGGTGGCACTGCTGGTCATCGCCGTCTCCCTCTGGATGGCGGGAAGCATTGCCGCACCCATCAGGCGTGTGGCTGAAAAGATGGAGCTCGTGGCGGCAGGTGACCTGACGTCCACGGTGGACCTCCGGAGCAGCCTGGCGGAAGTCCGTCTGCTTGTGGATGGCATCAACTCCATGATCACCCTGGTGGCCGGGGCGATGAAGGAAATTTCGAAGAGCTCCCGGGATGTCCTTGCCCGGGCGGAGGATATGAGCGCCGCAGCCGAGGAATCCACGGCCTCCATCGAGGAAGTGATGGCTATGGCGGAGAAGGCAAGCGCAAACACCGAATCCGCCGCCGCTTCTGTGGAGGAAACCAACGCGGGAGTCGAAGAAGTGGCCGCTGGCGCCCAGGCGGGGGCGAAGGCCGCGGTTGAAGCCGGGGAAGAAGCGGCCCATATCTCCGATGCGGCCCAGAAGGGCGGCAGGGCTGTCGAAGACATGGCCGGCCTGATCAGCGAAACGGCAAGGGCGGGCGAAGAGGTGAGCAGTGCTGTGACCAACCTTGCAGGCACGGTGAAGAACATCTCCGGTTTCGTGAGCATTATTACGTCCATCGCCGACCAGACGAACCTCCTGGCGCTGAACGCAGCCATCGAAGCGGCGAGGGCCGGAGAAGCCGGACGGGGATTTGCCGTGGTGGCGGAAGAGGTACGGAAACTCGCCGAGGAATCCAACCGCGCGGCGGGCGAGGTGGGAAAGCTCATCGGCGAGATCTCGAGCCGCACCGACAGTGCCCTCAGGGATTCCGCCAACTCGTCGAAGATCCTGAAGGATCTCGTAGCCAGGGCCGACGAGACGAGTACCCTCATAGCCGGCGTTGTCAGGAGGGTAAACAACGTGGCGGAAAACATCCAGACCATCGCCGCCACCATGGAAGAGCAGTCGGCCAGCGCCGAAGAGATGACGGCGGGCATGGACAACGTGGCGAAAAGCAGCGGCGAAATTGCGGAACAGGTCTCCGGAATCGCCGGGGCCATGCAGGAGCAGTCGAAGGTGGTGGAATCCATCGCTTCAGCCTCGGAGGATCTGGTGAATCTGAGCTCCGCCATGGAGCGGGCCGTTTCCCGGTTCCGGACAGGAGAAGAAGTCGGAGGGCTGGTTCCCGTGTCCGCAGTATCGGCAAAAAGGAAAAAATGA
- a CDS encoding aminotransferase class I/II-fold pyridoxal phosphate-dependent enzyme, protein MKVRDFLLERYFARYEFSVRHLLSPSDCESLRAEELLEGSGPGISELWRDLRLTYTESRGHPLLREEIAAAAGVTPGDTLVLNPEEGIFLTMNALLDEKDHVIILSPCYQSLYEIPKSLGCEVTRWYLKKENGAWKLDLPFLQEAAKENTRLIVVNFPHNPTGFLPTENELSAVVDFASKKGIFLFSDEMYRGLEHDPEKRLPSVPSLYRRSAALGGLSKTYGLPGLRIGWITSKDGWLLDRVASLKDYTTICSSAPSEILAIAALRRRDELAARCRAIVQKNLPLAREFFTRRKDRFEWFEPEGGSTAFPKLLGPQSVRDFCERAVEEKSLMVLPDFVFDVDWNHFRIGVGRENFPEALEVLRDWIG, encoded by the coding sequence ATGAAGGTGCGGGATTTTCTTCTGGAGCGGTACTTCGCCAGATACGAGTTTTCGGTTCGCCATCTGCTGAGCCCCTCGGACTGCGAATCCCTTCGGGCGGAAGAGCTGCTCGAGGGGAGCGGTCCCGGGATTTCCGAACTGTGGAGGGACCTCCGCCTGACGTATACCGAGTCCAGGGGGCACCCCCTGCTTAGGGAGGAGATTGCCGCAGCAGCAGGGGTGACCCCTGGCGATACCCTGGTGCTCAACCCCGAGGAAGGCATCTTCCTCACCATGAACGCCCTGCTGGACGAGAAGGATCACGTGATCATCCTCAGCCCCTGTTACCAGTCCCTCTACGAGATTCCCAAGTCCCTCGGGTGCGAGGTCACCAGGTGGTATCTCAAAAAGGAGAACGGGGCGTGGAAGCTCGATCTTCCCTTCCTCCAGGAAGCGGCAAAGGAGAATACCCGGCTGATCGTCGTCAACTTTCCCCACAACCCCACCGGCTTTCTCCCGACGGAAAACGAGCTGTCCGCCGTGGTGGATTTCGCGTCGAAGAAAGGCATCTTCCTTTTTTCCGACGAGATGTACCGCGGACTGGAGCATGATCCGGAAAAGCGGCTGCCTTCCGTTCCCTCCCTGTACAGGAGGAGCGCGGCTCTCGGGGGACTTTCCAAAACATACGGTCTGCCGGGCCTGCGGATCGGGTGGATCACCTCGAAGGACGGCTGGCTTCTCGACCGGGTGGCTTCACTGAAGGACTACACCACCATCTGTTCCTCCGCTCCCTCCGAAATTCTGGCCATCGCGGCCCTCCGGAGGCGGGACGAGCTTGCCGCGCGGTGCAGGGCCATAGTGCAGAAAAATCTCCCCCTTGCCAGGGAATTTTTCACCCGCCGGAAGGACCGTTTCGAATGGTTCGAGCCGGAAGGAGGTTCCACTGCCTTTCCCAAACTTCTCGGCCCGCAGTCCGTCCGGGACTTCTGCGAACGCGCCGTGGAGGAGAAAAGCCTCATGGTGCTTCCCGATTTTGTGTTCGACGTTGACTGGAACCATTTCCGGATCGGAGTCGGGAGGGAGAACTTCCCTGAAGCCCTGGAGGTCCTCCGGGATTGGATCGGCTGA